One region of Arthrobacter sp. StoSoilB22 genomic DNA includes:
- the pheS gene encoding phenylalanine--tRNA ligase subunit alpha, translated as MTDTLPGAAIPNPLDEAAITAAVEDAIAAIAAASSLEELKAVRLAHTGEKSPLSLANREIGGLAKEHKAAAGKLMGSSRGRVNQALAARTQVLEAENDARILVEETVDVTAGPRRRRAGARHPLSTLQDRVSDIFVGMGWEIAEGPEVESEWFNFDALNFKPDHPAREMQDTFFVEPPEAHLLMRTHTSPVQVRSMLEREVPIYVLCPGKVFRTDELDATHTPVFHQFEGLAIDKNLSMADLRGTLEHFARQMFGDDASIRLRPNYFPFTEPSAELDIWHPGAKGGPRWIEWGGCGMVNPNVLRAAGIDPDIYSGFAFGMGIERTLMFRNEVGDMRDMIEGDVRFSEHFGMEI; from the coding sequence ATGACTGACACTTTGCCAGGCGCTGCCATCCCGAATCCGCTGGATGAAGCCGCCATCACCGCCGCCGTCGAGGACGCCATTGCTGCTATTGCGGCTGCTTCCTCCCTTGAAGAACTCAAGGCTGTCCGCCTCGCCCACACCGGTGAGAAGTCGCCGCTGAGCTTGGCCAACCGTGAAATCGGTGGCCTCGCCAAGGAACACAAGGCTGCCGCCGGCAAGCTCATGGGTTCATCCCGTGGCCGGGTCAACCAGGCGCTCGCAGCCCGGACCCAGGTTCTCGAAGCCGAGAACGACGCCCGCATTCTGGTGGAGGAAACTGTGGATGTCACGGCGGGTCCGCGTCGTCGGCGTGCCGGTGCACGGCACCCACTGTCCACGCTGCAGGATCGCGTCTCGGACATCTTTGTTGGCATGGGTTGGGAAATCGCCGAAGGCCCCGAGGTGGAGTCCGAGTGGTTCAACTTTGATGCCCTGAACTTCAAGCCGGACCACCCGGCGCGCGAAATGCAGGACACGTTCTTCGTGGAGCCACCCGAAGCCCACTTGCTGATGCGCACGCACACGTCCCCGGTGCAGGTTCGTTCCATGCTGGAACGCGAAGTGCCCATCTATGTTCTGTGCCCGGGCAAGGTGTTCCGCACCGATGAACTCGATGCCACGCACACGCCTGTCTTCCACCAGTTCGAAGGGCTGGCGATCGACAAGAACCTCAGCATGGCGGACCTCCGTGGAACGCTGGAGCACTTCGCCCGCCAGATGTTCGGCGACGACGCCTCCATCCGCCTGCGGCCCAACTACTTCCCGTTCACCGAGCCGTCCGCGGAGCTCGACATCTGGCACCCGGGTGCCAAGGGCGGTCCGCGGTGGATCGAGTGGGGCGGCTGCGGCATGGTCAACCCCAACGTCCTCCGGGCAGCCGGCATCGATCCGGACATCTATTCAGGTTTTGCCTTCGGTATGGGCATAGAGCGCACGCTCATGTTCCGCAATGAGGTCGGCGATATGCGCGACATGATCGAAGGCGACGTACGTTTCAGCGAGCACTTCGGGATGGAGATCTAA
- the pheT gene encoding phenylalanine--tRNA ligase subunit beta produces the protein MRIPLSWLREFAQVPADATAEDVMADLVKVGFEEEEVHRPTDELTGPVVVGQVLSLVKEPQTNGKTINWCQVRVVPEGQEQTLTGEGIDPSGVQGIICGAHNFVEGDKVVVTLPGAVLPGNFQISARKTYGHLSAGMIASVRELGIGDDHDGILVLSRIGLDPEIGSDAMELLGLYDQAAEINVTPDRGYAFSIRGVAREYAHATGTSFTDPASKVNAPASLQGGYGVKLNDDAPIYGKPGCDRFVARTVRGVDASRPTPPWMSSRLRLAGVRSISLPVDISNYVMLELGQPNHCYDLDKLSGDIVVRRAVAGEKITTLDDKERTLDVEDLLITDDSGAIGIAGVMGGAHTEVSDSTTNILVEAAHFDEVSIARSRRRHKLPSEASKRFERGVDWHVANIAAQRVVDLLVELAGGTADEAGTDVGTPPEAVTIELPAEFAAARIGIDFTEEQITTSLVDLGATVEKTSSGYVVTAPSWRNDLETKEDLSEEIARLVGYDNIPSTLPVAPPGRGLSRSQQQKRRVVQALADAGLTEVLSYPFVSKAANDTFGVPAEGEARPALKLANPISEEQGYLRTSILPGLIEVARRNHSRGFRDLAVYEAGLVFLPGETLGADSIPPLGVKPSDEVLDALYDGVPHQPLHIAAVLTGHDSPAAATHTPRAWDWADAVDVARLIADVLGVELVVSQGSHQAFHPGRAAQLSLRNGDVVGYAGELHPKLLAAHDMPARSVALEVNVEALFEAAADVIVAKHISGFPVATQDVALVVPQDVPADQVLAALREGAGELLEDVALFDVYAGPGIEEGKKSLAFGLRFRADDRTLTADEASEARAAAVAVAAERFGAVQR, from the coding sequence GTGCGTATCCCACTTTCCTGGCTGCGTGAATTCGCGCAGGTTCCGGCCGATGCAACGGCCGAAGACGTCATGGCTGACCTGGTCAAGGTTGGTTTCGAAGAAGAAGAAGTCCACCGTCCCACGGATGAGCTGACGGGTCCCGTTGTGGTTGGCCAGGTTCTGAGCCTGGTCAAGGAGCCGCAGACCAATGGCAAGACCATCAACTGGTGCCAGGTCCGCGTGGTTCCCGAGGGCCAGGAGCAGACCCTTACCGGCGAGGGCATTGATCCTTCCGGCGTGCAGGGCATCATTTGCGGTGCCCACAACTTTGTTGAGGGCGACAAGGTTGTTGTCACCCTGCCGGGCGCCGTTCTGCCCGGAAACTTCCAGATCTCGGCGCGGAAGACCTACGGTCACCTGTCCGCGGGCATGATCGCTTCCGTCCGTGAGCTGGGTATCGGCGATGATCACGACGGCATCCTGGTGCTCTCGCGCATCGGACTGGACCCGGAAATCGGCTCAGACGCGATGGAACTGCTGGGTCTGTACGACCAAGCAGCCGAAATCAACGTCACCCCGGACCGCGGGTATGCCTTCTCCATCCGCGGTGTGGCCCGCGAGTACGCCCACGCTACCGGAACGTCGTTCACGGACCCCGCGTCCAAGGTCAACGCACCGGCTTCCCTGCAGGGCGGCTACGGCGTCAAGCTCAACGACGACGCGCCCATCTACGGCAAGCCCGGATGCGACCGCTTTGTGGCCCGCACAGTCCGTGGCGTGGATGCTTCCCGTCCCACACCGCCGTGGATGTCCTCCCGCCTTCGCCTGGCCGGGGTCCGCTCCATCTCGCTGCCGGTGGATATTTCCAACTACGTGATGCTTGAGTTGGGCCAGCCCAACCACTGCTACGACCTGGACAAGCTCTCGGGCGACATCGTGGTTCGTCGTGCGGTGGCCGGTGAGAAGATCACCACGCTCGATGACAAAGAGCGCACGCTTGACGTCGAAGATCTCCTGATCACGGATGACTCGGGTGCTATTGGCATTGCAGGCGTCATGGGCGGTGCACACACCGAGGTGTCCGATTCCACCACGAACATCCTGGTGGAAGCCGCGCACTTCGATGAGGTCTCCATCGCCCGGTCCCGTCGCCGGCACAAGCTGCCGTCCGAAGCTTCCAAGCGCTTCGAGCGCGGTGTTGATTGGCACGTTGCCAACATCGCTGCGCAGCGCGTCGTTGACCTCCTGGTGGAACTTGCCGGGGGTACGGCAGACGAGGCCGGGACCGACGTCGGAACCCCTCCTGAGGCTGTCACCATTGAACTGCCCGCCGAGTTCGCCGCCGCCCGGATCGGCATCGATTTCACCGAAGAGCAGATCACCACATCCTTGGTGGACCTGGGTGCAACTGTGGAGAAGACGTCGTCGGGTTACGTTGTGACCGCTCCGAGCTGGCGCAATGACCTCGAAACCAAGGAAGACCTCTCCGAGGAAATCGCCCGGCTGGTGGGCTACGACAACATCCCTTCAACGCTTCCGGTGGCGCCTCCGGGCCGTGGTTTGAGCCGCAGCCAGCAGCAAAAGCGCCGGGTAGTCCAGGCTTTGGCTGATGCAGGACTCACAGAGGTGTTGTCCTACCCGTTTGTCTCCAAGGCCGCCAACGACACCTTTGGCGTTCCAGCTGAAGGTGAAGCCCGGCCGGCCCTCAAGCTGGCGAACCCCATTAGCGAGGAACAGGGATACCTCCGGACGTCCATCTTGCCGGGCCTTATAGAGGTAGCCCGCCGCAACCACTCACGTGGTTTCCGCGATTTGGCTGTGTACGAGGCAGGTTTGGTGTTCCTCCCGGGCGAAACCCTGGGCGCGGATTCCATCCCGCCGCTGGGCGTCAAGCCTTCCGATGAGGTTCTGGATGCACTGTACGACGGCGTCCCGCACCAGCCATTGCACATCGCCGCTGTCCTGACCGGACATGATTCACCGGCCGCTGCGACGCACACGCCTCGGGCGTGGGATTGGGCAGACGCTGTTGACGTGGCACGCCTGATCGCCGATGTTCTGGGCGTGGAATTGGTTGTCAGCCAGGGAAGCCACCAGGCGTTCCACCCTGGCCGTGCAGCTCAGCTCTCGCTGCGCAACGGCGACGTAGTGGGCTACGCCGGCGAGCTCCACCCGAAGTTGCTGGCTGCGCACGACATGCCTGCCCGCTCCGTGGCGCTTGAGGTGAATGTGGAAGCGTTGTTCGAAGCTGCTGCTGACGTGATCGTGGCCAAGCACATCTCCGGATTCCCTGTTGCGACGCAGGACGTCGCCTTGGTTGTCCCGCAGGATGTGCCGGCAGACCAGGTTCTGGCAGCGCTGCGTGAAGGCGCAGGCGAGCTTCTCGAAGACGTTGCGCTGTTCGATGTCTACGCGGGTCCCGGCATTGAGGAGGGCAAGAAGTCGCTCGCCTTTGGCCTGCGTTTCCGCGCCGATGACCGTACTCTGACTGCGGATGAGGCATCCGAAGCCCGCGCTGCAGCCGTTGCTGTTGCAGCCGAGCGCTTCGGAGCTGTGCAGCGCTGA
- a CDS encoding serine protease: MKKQNVALLVGAAVMVLTSSFGGAAVASGSTPQVTAAEVQPVGHTVDKTKTSGSAASPLADKYTIAAPTKNGGASTDSVIGADGRVRITNTTAAPNRSIVQIEFNGGYICSGALISDDTVLTAGHCVHEGGTGSEADYSWGVKVAPGRNGSTDPYGTCGATEIFTDQRWIDSANTNADWGVIKLDCTIGNTTGWLNYTGTTASLNGTSTTVRGYPGDKAFGTMWSMTGPIESTQAEKVFYKMDTYGGQSGAPVYNNSTTIVAIHTNGGSSNSGTRITPTLANYLTSVK; the protein is encoded by the coding sequence ATGAAGAAGCAGAACGTTGCTTTGCTTGTCGGGGCAGCAGTAATGGTCCTGACGTCCTCGTTTGGTGGAGCTGCAGTGGCGTCAGGGTCGACGCCCCAAGTAACCGCTGCCGAGGTTCAGCCCGTAGGGCACACGGTGGACAAGACGAAGACGTCGGGCTCAGCCGCATCCCCTCTGGCCGACAAGTACACCATTGCCGCACCCACCAAGAATGGCGGCGCTTCCACGGACTCAGTCATCGGCGCCGATGGCCGGGTAAGAATCACCAACACCACGGCAGCCCCCAATCGCTCCATCGTGCAGATTGAGTTCAACGGCGGCTACATCTGCTCCGGCGCGCTGATCTCCGATGACACCGTGCTGACGGCTGGACACTGTGTCCATGAGGGCGGCACCGGCTCCGAGGCCGACTACTCCTGGGGCGTCAAAGTTGCCCCAGGTCGTAATGGTTCAACCGACCCCTACGGCACATGCGGTGCAACGGAGATCTTCACGGACCAGCGCTGGATCGACTCGGCGAACACCAACGCCGACTGGGGCGTCATCAAGCTCGACTGCACTATCGGCAACACCACCGGCTGGCTCAACTACACCGGTACCACCGCCAGCCTGAATGGAACCAGCACCACAGTGCGCGGCTATCCGGGAGACAAGGCATTCGGCACCATGTGGTCCATGACCGGACCCATCGAGAGCACGCAGGCGGAAAAGGTGTTCTACAAGATGGACACTTATGGTGGCCAGAGTGGTGCCCCTGTCTACAACAATTCCACCACCATCGTTGCCATCCACACCAACGGTGGCAGCTCCAACTCAGGCACCCGCATCACGCCTACGCTGGCGAACTACCTGACCTCGGTGAAATAG
- a CDS encoding 4'-phosphopantetheinyl transferase superfamily protein — MDSPVLELRELHLVPTPGASFKGLGEPAQKRALRFANAKDREEFVAGRLALQRFAAALLDLDPARLVPNYHCPQCGPRQDHGRPGFMLDGGPAPLVLSASRASGWVLLAGVVHPADGLRLGVDLEVVGQAAFEGFDDVALTVNERNFIASTPPRDRSSQRARLWARKEAWLKMTGEGLRHNPAELDVLDRPGLRDITGAEIPDGLVAALAIG, encoded by the coding sequence ATGGACAGCCCGGTGCTTGAGCTGCGCGAACTCCATCTTGTGCCTACCCCTGGTGCCAGCTTTAAGGGTCTCGGTGAACCAGCCCAGAAACGCGCACTCCGTTTCGCCAACGCCAAGGACCGGGAAGAATTCGTTGCCGGCCGGCTCGCTCTCCAGCGCTTCGCCGCCGCGCTCCTCGACTTGGACCCTGCCCGGCTGGTGCCGAACTATCACTGCCCGCAGTGCGGCCCCCGCCAGGACCACGGTCGCCCTGGGTTCATGCTCGACGGCGGTCCGGCACCTTTGGTGCTGAGCGCGTCCCGGGCGTCGGGCTGGGTGCTGCTGGCCGGCGTCGTACATCCAGCGGATGGCCTCCGGCTGGGAGTGGACCTTGAAGTGGTCGGCCAAGCAGCGTTCGAAGGTTTTGACGATGTCGCATTGACCGTAAACGAGAGAAACTTTATAGCGTCCACCCCGCCCCGGGATCGATCCAGCCAACGCGCCCGGCTGTGGGCGCGCAAAGAAGCCTGGCTGAAAATGACCGGTGAAGGTTTGAGGCACAATCCCGCGGAGCTGGATGTGCTGGACCGTCCTGGCCTGCGGGACATTACGGGCGCTGAAATTCCTGACGGGCTCGTCGCAGCCCTGGCTATCGGCTGA
- a CDS encoding M1 family metallopeptidase, with the protein MAAPITTPTTEADPYALNHGSSAYRVDRYELDLDVRLGSNKLIGKAVLRCTALEATPQIVLDLVGLRASKVQLDGKKLQKFSHRAEHLVLNPASPLKAGQQFSLEIRYDGNPQPRRGLWGDVGWEELNDGVLVAGQPNGAASWFPCNDHPRYKSSFFISVTTDDNYRPVCNGRLISHSRKSSRETWVYEQAEPMATYLATVQIGRYAKVPLHVDDTHHRVPQFVAVTPELAVDALQGLRRQPDMMRTFEDCFGPYPFADYTSVVTEDELEIPLEAQTVSIFGRNHMRDTWDAQRLIAHELSHQWFGNSLTVTSWKDIWLHEGFACYAEWLWSEESRTMTVSARATAAWKRLSAGPQDLLVGDPGPELMFDDRVYKRGALAVHAVRMAAGDEAFFGFLQHWTALNRHGSVSTESFVVAADSFIPGFDAASILRPWLYQSALPALP; encoded by the coding sequence ATGGCCGCACCAATCACCACTCCCACGACCGAAGCCGACCCCTACGCCTTGAACCACGGCAGCAGCGCCTACCGCGTGGACAGGTACGAGTTGGACCTCGATGTCAGGCTGGGCAGCAACAAGCTGATCGGCAAGGCGGTCCTGCGTTGCACAGCCTTGGAAGCTACGCCGCAGATTGTTCTTGACCTGGTGGGCCTGCGGGCCAGCAAGGTTCAGCTGGACGGCAAGAAGCTGCAGAAGTTCAGCCACCGGGCCGAACACCTGGTGCTTAACCCCGCGTCACCGCTCAAGGCGGGCCAGCAGTTCTCCCTCGAGATCCGCTACGACGGCAATCCGCAGCCGCGCCGCGGCCTCTGGGGCGATGTGGGTTGGGAGGAACTCAACGACGGCGTCCTGGTGGCCGGACAGCCCAACGGCGCGGCGTCCTGGTTCCCCTGCAATGATCATCCGCGCTACAAATCAAGCTTCTTCATCTCCGTGACCACTGACGACAACTACCGTCCCGTGTGCAACGGCAGGCTGATCTCCCACTCGCGCAAGTCGAGCAGGGAAACCTGGGTCTACGAGCAGGCTGAGCCCATGGCGACGTACCTGGCCACAGTGCAGATCGGGCGCTACGCCAAGGTTCCGCTGCACGTGGACGACACCCATCACAGGGTGCCGCAGTTCGTCGCAGTCACGCCCGAGTTGGCCGTGGATGCTCTTCAAGGCCTGCGGCGCCAGCCGGACATGATGCGCACCTTTGAGGATTGCTTCGGGCCGTACCCATTCGCCGACTACACCTCAGTGGTGACCGAGGACGAACTGGAAATTCCTCTCGAAGCCCAAACCGTCTCCATCTTCGGCCGAAACCATATGCGTGATACCTGGGATGCCCAGCGTCTGATCGCCCACGAGCTTTCCCACCAGTGGTTTGGTAATTCCCTCACGGTCACCAGCTGGAAGGATATTTGGCTGCACGAGGGCTTCGCCTGCTACGCGGAGTGGTTGTGGTCAGAAGAATCCCGCACCATGACGGTGTCCGCGCGGGCAACGGCCGCGTGGAAGAGGCTTAGCGCCGGTCCCCAGGATCTGCTGGTAGGCGATCCCGGTCCCGAGCTGATGTTCGATGACCGCGTCTACAAGCGGGGTGCCCTGGCCGTTCACGCTGTGCGGATGGCAGCCGGGGACGAGGCGTTCTTTGGTTTCCTTCAGCACTGGACTGCCTTGAACAGGCACGGATCAGTATCAACAGAATCCTTTGTAGTAGCTGCAGATTCGTTCATACCGGGTTTCGATGCTGCCTCGATTCTTCGGCCGTGGCTCTACCAGTCCGCGCTGCCCGCGCTTCCGTAA
- a CDS encoding Pls/PosA family non-ribosomal peptide synthetase — translation MSTEHPVGAGPAPALTTYRPQFPGGTAAPAGRTLVDILEETTESFPEASALDDGHKSLSYTELLKAVKAFAARLNTLGLGRGDKIGVRIPSGTNELYIAILGILMAGAAYVPVDADDPDERARLVFGEAKVGAVIAAGLEIQLSGRAQEPVSTATKPGLDDDSWIIFTSGSTGTPKGVAVKHRSSAAFVDAEARIFLQAEPIGPQDRVLAGLSVAFDASCEEMWLAWRHGACLVPAPRALVRTGMDLGPWLINHGITIVSTVPTLAALWPAEALENVRLLIFGGEACPPELAERLAVDGREVWNTYGPTEATVVACAAPLGGPGPVRIGLPLDGWDLAVVDPQGVPVAEGEIGELIIGGVGLARYLDPAKDAEKYAPMTSLGWDRAYRSGDLVRFEAEGLIFMGRADEQVKLGGRRIELGEVDAALQSLPGVAGAAAAVQTTAAGNQILVGYLAPADGHEVSMEEARRLLGESLPAALIPLLTVVDSLPTKTSGKVDRHALPWPLAGAGATEAGNAPLNLPDDARWVVEQWEAVLGTPVSSLDADFFVYGGGSLAAAQLVSALRVRYPTITVADIYATPRVGALIEAARQSLPDGGLPGPAAERTVRPTALKSQIFQVLMGVPLHILVGMRWLTYLMAANKLLADFAGFAAAPVVSWWWIAVSWLIFVSPLGRMTISVVAAKVLLGKIQPGTYPRSGKTHLRLWLAEQIQDLSGAIGLASAPFVPYYARALGAKIGKDVHLHSLPPVTGLLSLGSGANIEPEVDLSGWWVDGDSVHIGQIHVGAGAVVGARSTLMPGATIGAGAHVDAGSAVLGKVKAGHLVAGSPAERRGKAKHEWPKTVSRRSVVDRFWLIAFASASALLALIPYISAFAGALVILAFIQGNESLQTALPQIALAVPLAALVWFFGNLILILVVARLLGLGLQEGYYRVRSRVGWQVWATERLLDMARDLLFPVYASLFTPMWLRLLGAKVGKNVEASTVLLVPKMTTIGDGAFLADDTMVASYELGGGWMKIAPAKIGKRSFLGNSGMTAAGRNVPKNSLVAVLSATPAKAKSGTSWLGSPPVRLRRTAVAADQTRTFQPPRRLKIARALWELCRLVPVILTVAIALSVMLVLDWIASGWGYWLAAVLGGVVMLAAGAVAALSSIVAKWVLVGTIRAGEHPLWSSFIWRNEVVDTFIEMVSAPWFARSAAGTPALVWWLRGLGAKIGRGTWCESYWLPEADLVTLGENSTVNRGCVVQTHLFHDRVMSLDTVTLGNGATMGPHGVILPAASIGNGGTVGPASLVMRGETVPAGSYWMGNPVSPWVGPSAQAPRLK, via the coding sequence GTGAGTACAGAACATCCCGTGGGAGCCGGGCCGGCGCCTGCCTTGACCACTTATCGCCCCCAGTTCCCGGGCGGCACCGCAGCACCCGCCGGGCGGACCCTCGTGGACATCCTGGAAGAGACCACTGAGTCCTTCCCCGAGGCCTCGGCGCTGGATGACGGCCATAAGTCTTTGAGCTATACCGAGCTGCTGAAGGCAGTCAAGGCTTTCGCCGCACGGTTGAACACTTTAGGGCTTGGACGGGGAGACAAGATCGGCGTCCGGATCCCCTCCGGAACCAACGAACTCTACATCGCCATCTTGGGAATCCTGATGGCCGGCGCCGCCTACGTTCCCGTGGATGCCGACGACCCCGATGAGCGTGCCCGCCTGGTGTTCGGAGAGGCCAAGGTGGGGGCAGTCATCGCCGCCGGCTTGGAGATCCAGCTATCCGGAAGGGCACAGGAGCCTGTTTCCACAGCGACCAAGCCCGGGCTGGACGACGATTCCTGGATTATCTTCACCTCCGGATCTACCGGCACTCCCAAGGGCGTGGCCGTTAAGCACCGTTCCTCGGCCGCGTTCGTCGATGCCGAAGCCCGGATCTTCCTCCAGGCTGAACCCATTGGACCCCAGGACCGGGTGCTTGCCGGCCTGTCCGTAGCCTTCGATGCCTCGTGCGAAGAGATGTGGTTGGCGTGGCGTCACGGAGCTTGCCTGGTACCCGCACCACGAGCCCTGGTTCGGACCGGCATGGATCTGGGGCCGTGGCTCATCAACCATGGGATCACCATCGTGTCCACGGTGCCCACCCTTGCGGCTCTGTGGCCGGCTGAAGCGCTGGAAAACGTCCGACTCCTCATCTTCGGCGGCGAAGCGTGCCCGCCCGAGCTGGCCGAACGCCTCGCCGTGGACGGCCGCGAGGTCTGGAACACCTACGGCCCAACTGAGGCGACTGTCGTTGCCTGCGCTGCTCCCCTTGGCGGACCTGGCCCCGTGCGGATCGGCTTGCCCCTGGATGGTTGGGACCTCGCCGTCGTCGATCCGCAGGGCGTTCCGGTGGCTGAAGGCGAGATCGGGGAACTGATCATCGGCGGCGTGGGACTGGCCCGCTACCTCGATCCCGCCAAGGACGCAGAGAAGTACGCTCCCATGACCTCGCTGGGATGGGACCGCGCTTACCGCTCCGGTGACCTGGTGCGTTTCGAAGCGGAAGGCTTGATCTTCATGGGCCGGGCCGATGAACAGGTCAAGCTAGGCGGGCGACGGATCGAACTGGGCGAAGTAGATGCAGCGCTTCAGTCCTTGCCTGGCGTTGCCGGTGCCGCTGCGGCCGTGCAGACGACGGCGGCCGGTAATCAGATCCTTGTTGGATACCTGGCCCCCGCTGACGGTCATGAAGTGTCCATGGAGGAGGCACGCCGGCTCCTGGGCGAGAGCCTCCCTGCCGCGTTGATCCCGTTGCTGACCGTGGTGGATTCGCTCCCCACCAAGACCAGCGGCAAAGTTGACCGCCACGCACTCCCCTGGCCACTTGCAGGAGCGGGCGCCACCGAGGCCGGCAACGCGCCGCTGAACCTTCCAGATGACGCACGCTGGGTTGTAGAACAGTGGGAGGCGGTACTGGGCACCCCGGTCAGCTCGCTCGACGCTGACTTCTTCGTCTACGGGGGCGGATCCCTGGCTGCAGCCCAACTCGTTTCCGCCCTTCGCGTCCGCTACCCCACCATCACCGTGGCTGATATCTATGCCACGCCGCGCGTCGGCGCGCTGATCGAGGCCGCACGGCAATCACTCCCCGACGGCGGCCTGCCGGGGCCCGCTGCTGAGCGCACCGTCCGCCCTACTGCGTTGAAGTCGCAAATATTCCAGGTGCTGATGGGCGTGCCATTGCACATCCTGGTGGGCATGCGGTGGCTGACCTACCTGATGGCTGCAAACAAGCTGCTGGCGGACTTTGCCGGCTTTGCTGCAGCACCCGTGGTGTCCTGGTGGTGGATCGCAGTATCCTGGCTCATCTTTGTCAGCCCCTTGGGGCGGATGACAATCTCAGTGGTTGCAGCCAAGGTGCTGCTTGGCAAGATCCAGCCCGGCACCTATCCGCGTTCCGGGAAGACTCACCTGCGGCTCTGGCTCGCCGAGCAAATTCAAGACCTTTCCGGTGCCATAGGCCTGGCCAGTGCTCCCTTCGTCCCCTACTACGCACGCGCTCTTGGTGCCAAGATCGGCAAGGACGTCCACCTGCACTCTTTGCCCCCGGTCACCGGCCTGTTGTCTTTGGGCAGCGGAGCCAACATTGAGCCCGAAGTGGACCTTTCCGGCTGGTGGGTGGACGGGGATTCCGTCCACATCGGACAAATCCATGTGGGAGCTGGTGCCGTTGTGGGAGCACGAAGCACCCTGATGCCCGGAGCGACCATTGGGGCCGGTGCCCACGTCGATGCTGGATCGGCCGTGCTGGGCAAAGTGAAAGCCGGACATCTCGTGGCCGGCTCCCCCGCGGAGCGCCGTGGTAAAGCCAAGCACGAATGGCCGAAAACCGTCAGCCGGCGGTCCGTGGTTGACCGGTTCTGGTTGATCGCCTTCGCCAGCGCTTCGGCTCTGCTGGCCCTCATTCCCTATATCTCCGCATTCGCCGGCGCGCTGGTGATCCTGGCCTTTATCCAAGGCAACGAATCGCTGCAAACAGCACTTCCACAGATTGCCCTGGCTGTCCCGCTGGCCGCCCTGGTGTGGTTCTTCGGCAACCTGATTCTCATCCTGGTAGTTGCCCGGCTCCTGGGCTTGGGCCTACAAGAGGGCTACTACCGGGTCCGCAGCCGCGTTGGCTGGCAGGTTTGGGCCACGGAACGCCTTCTGGACATGGCCCGGGACCTTCTCTTCCCGGTCTACGCCAGCCTTTTCACACCGATGTGGCTGCGCCTCCTCGGGGCCAAAGTTGGGAAAAACGTGGAAGCCTCCACGGTGCTGCTTGTTCCGAAAATGACCACCATCGGCGACGGCGCCTTCCTGGCTGACGACACCATGGTGGCCTCCTACGAGCTCGGTGGAGGCTGGATGAAGATTGCTCCAGCCAAAATAGGGAAACGCTCCTTCCTTGGCAACTCGGGCATGACCGCTGCGGGACGAAACGTGCCCAAGAACTCCCTTGTTGCGGTACTGTCCGCCACCCCGGCCAAAGCAAAGTCAGGCACCTCCTGGCTGGGCAGCCCGCCCGTCAGGCTGCGCCGCACCGCGGTGGCCGCTGACCAAACCCGCACGTTCCAGCCTCCCCGCAGGCTCAAGATTGCGCGGGCCTTGTGGGAACTGTGCCGTTTGGTGCCTGTCATCCTGACGGTCGCCATCGCCCTCAGTGTCATGCTGGTGCTGGACTGGATAGCGAGCGGATGGGGCTACTGGCTGGCAGCCGTCCTTGGTGGTGTGGTGATGCTGGCAGCAGGGGCCGTAGCTGCACTGAGTTCGATCGTGGCCAAATGGGTTCTGGTGGGGACCATCCGGGCCGGCGAGCACCCGTTGTGGAGCTCCTTCATTTGGCGCAACGAGGTGGTGGATACTTTCATCGAGATGGTGAGCGCCCCGTGGTTTGCGCGCTCTGCTGCAGGAACTCCTGCCTTGGTGTGGTGGTTGCGCGGACTTGGCGCGAAAATCGGCCGCGGCACCTGGTGCGAAAGTTACTGGCTCCCCGAAGCCGACCTCGTGACCCTCGGTGAGAATTCCACCGTCAACCGTGGTTGCGTGGTCCAAACACACCTCTTCCACGACCGTGTCATGAGCCTTGACACCGTCACGCTCGGTAACGGAGCCACCATGGGTCCGCATGGCGTCATCCTCCCCGCGGCCAGTATCGGCAACGGCGGAACCGTTGGCCCGGCGTCGTTGGTCATGCGCGGCGAAACCGTCCCGGCCGGTTCGTATTGGATGGGCAACCCGGTGAGCCCCTGGGTGGGTCCGTCGGCACAAGCGCCGCGCCTGAAGTAG